The following are encoded together in the Alphaproteobacteria bacterium genome:
- a CDS encoding SDR family oxidoreductase, with product MRIFCFGYGYVAQQLAAYMQNEDVSICGTTTTVDKADNDRIFLFDAEHAMTAEGQKALAQASHVIISIPPDSSNADPAWRHYGQCLQGKWLGYLSTTGVYGDWQGQWVDENSPRNATEPRSLRRIEAEKLWLSVGANCFRLAGIYGPKRNVLQKIRAGDARCIYKENQYFSRIHSEDIAQILVAAMQQSLQGEVFNLCDNMPAPNHEVIAYGCELLGVESPPLIAIEDANLSPMAQSFYAANRRVKNDKIKKSLSVTLKYRTYKDGLASLLHS from the coding sequence ATGCGAATTTTCTGTTTTGGTTATGGCTATGTTGCACAGCAACTTGCAGCATATATGCAAAACGAAGATGTCAGCATTTGTGGCACTACAACTACGGTAGATAAAGCTGATAATGATCGGATTTTTTTGTTTGATGCTGAACATGCTATGACTGCCGAGGGGCAGAAAGCATTGGCGCAAGCGAGTCATGTTATTATTTCTATTCCACCTGATAGCTCTAATGCCGACCCAGCATGGCGTCACTATGGGCAATGTTTGCAGGGCAAATGGCTGGGATATCTATCTACCACAGGTGTATATGGTGATTGGCAAGGGCAGTGGGTAGATGAAAACTCGCCGCGAAATGCAACTGAGCCACGCAGCCTACGTCGTATAGAAGCCGAAAAATTATGGCTTAGCGTAGGTGCAAATTGCTTTCGGCTGGCGGGAATATATGGCCCGAAGCGTAATGTGTTGCAAAAGATACGCGCAGGCGATGCGCGATGCATATATAAAGAAAATCAGTACTTTTCACGTATTCATAGCGAAGATATTGCGCAAATTCTGGTAGCGGCCATGCAGCAATCGTTGCAGGGAGAGGTGTTTAACCTATGCGACAATATGCCAGCTCCAAACCATGAAGTTATTGCCTATGGCTGTGAGTTGCTAGGTGTAGAGTCTCCGCCGTTAATTGCTATCGAAGATGCAAATCTAAGCCCGATGGCACAAAGCTTTTATGCCGCTAACCGACGGGTAAAGAATGATAAAATTAAAAAATCGCTATCTGTAACATTGAAATATAGAACATATAAAGATGGGTTGGCCTCATTATTGCATAGTTAA